One uncultured Carboxylicivirga sp. genomic window, GCTCTTTATTTTGATAATATCAGTATTGAAGGGAATGTTTCAAAGGCGAAATATGCTTATAATAGTGGACAAATGCTTCAGTCTGCTGCCATCCAATATAAACTTACCGGGGATTCATTGTTTTTAACCGAAGCCCAAAGTATTGCGTCAGCTTGTTTTGATCAGTTTTTTTATGAATATGTTACCAGCAATCAGGAGAAGATAAAGTTATTGAAGAATCGGGATATCTGGTTTTCAGCAGTGATGTTAAGAGGTTATATTGAGTTGTGTAGTATAGATGGCAACCCAAAGTATATTGATGCCTTTAAGAAAAGTCTGGATATGGCTTGGAACAATGGAAGAGATGAGCATGGACTGTTTGGAGACGATTTGATTAAGGTATCCAAAGGAAAAAAATGGTTGCTAACTCAGGCAGCAATGGTTGAGATGTATGCCCGACTGGCGAAGATTTAATAAAATATTTTCATAGGTTTTCATGACTTTAGTTGTGATGAGTTATTAAGTGTTGTGTAGAAAGAGATCCTGTTTCAGGGTCTCTTTTTTTGTTTAAATTTTTTCGGGTTAATAGATTTATCAGATGTCAACTTATCTTTTTCATAAAGAAATCAAAACTACCAATTGAACTCAGGTATGTGGATGGTATTGCCATAACAGAGTGGCTAAATTAATGGATTTGAGAATAGGGCAATGATCTTAATTGCTTCCATATACCTCAATGCTTATATAGGATTGGTAGTGTTATCATTCAACTTACGGACTAGGTATATTTTTATGACAGAGTTGTATCCATACGTGACATTTGAACTCATTCGGTTTGTATGTGTGTCACAGCAGGTATTTTAAGTTGTATGTTTGAATTATTCAAAATTGATGCATCAAATTTTGAAATCGACAATTCTTAAATCAGTCCAGGTTAATGGTTTTATGACTTTAAAGCGTGAGCCATTAATATGATAAATAAAACCGTGATAATTTAACTTACTCCAGAGCTACTTCATAAATATGATTTAGTTATTGGCTATTAACCCTTAAAAATTTTTCTATGAATAATACTTCGTAAAACTTGTCATGATTCGGATAATCAAAATAAATAGAGTTAGAATATTTTTCTCTTTCTCAATTATTATTTCTGTTTAAGATTAGCCATACATTACCATAGTTCAAACCGGTTTATTTTTGGAAGACTAAAGTTCAATTGAATCAGTTTTAATCCGGTAATTATCCATAATTAATAGAGTTAATTATTAACGATAGATGTCATAAACACTCTATGGTATAGTGATGCATTGCCTTTTTTAGAAGTAGAATACTAATAAGATAAAATATTTTAACGCATTGTAATTGTTATGTAAAATATAAATCTATGAATTTTAATTATTACAACTTTTATCTCTATTGTTTTAGAGGTAAGCCAATTAAATCAAAAACATTAATAATGTTGTTTTTAAGCGTATGCTTCTCAATGGCATCTATTAATGATGTATTAGCATCCTCAGGTGAAATTGAGAAAGATGTTATGCAACAAGATACCAAAACTATAATTGGTACAATTACCGATGATCAGGGAGAACCAATTCCCGGGGCATCAATTTCAATTAAGGGAACAACAATTGGAACCATCTCAGATATTGATGGTAACTTTTCACTACCAGGTGTTTCAAATGAAGACATTCTGGTTGTTTCATTCATAGGGATGGATACGCAGGAAATTCCTGTGAAAGGCCAAAGTCGTTTCGATATAGCACTAACTTCTGATATGGTAGGTTTAGATGAGGTAGTTGTTGTTGGTTTTGGTGAACAAAAGAAAATTAGTGTGGTGGGTGCGCAATCGACCATTAAGACTGCTGAATTACAGCAGCCAACGGCTAATATAACTACCATGTTGGCAGGCCGTGTTTCGGGTTTAACAGGTGTACAACGTTCAGGGTTACCAGGTCATGATAATGCTGATATTTGGATTAGGGGTATCAGTACTTTTGATCATGCCGGACCATTAATCTTAGTTGACGGTGTTGAACGTTCGTTAAGTGAAATTGATCCGATTGATATTGAATCATTTTCCATTTTAAAAGATGCTGCAGCAACTGCTGTTTATGGTGTTCGTGGCGCGAATGGTGTAATTTTGGTAGAAACGAAGAAAGGTAAAGTTGGTAAACCTAAAATTATGGTTGACTATTTTGAGGGTTTGACAAGTTTCACCAAAATGCCAGATTTGGTTGATGGAGTTACATTTATGGGATTAGCCAATGAAGCAAGCATGACACGTGGGGGGCAACAAATTTATTCAGATGAATACATTGAGCGTACGGCAACTAATTATGATCCTTTATTATATCCAAATGTAAATTGGATGGATGAAGTATTTAATGATTTTGGACGAAACAGAAAAGGTACTGTTAATTTATCAGGAGGTTCACAATCTGCTCAATATTATGTGTCATTAGGATACTACGATGAAACAGGTTTGTTTGTAACAGATGGTTTGGAAAGTTACGACTCAGACACCAGATATAGAAGATACAATGTAACCAGTAATTTATCTGTAGAAATTACAAAATCAACAAAAGTTAATCTCGGAATCAGAGGTTCTCTTTCTGATGGGACTTATCCTTCTCAAGGTGTTTCAACCATTTTTGCTTCGGCTATGGAAGTGTCTCCAGTTGAATATCCAGTTTTATACCCCGGAGGTTATGTACCTGGAAGAAGTGCAAACGGAGATCTAAGAAATCCATATGCCGATGTTGCCAAACGTGGTTATAAAGATGAAATTAGAAACCAGATTAATTCCAATCTTCGTATTACGCAGGACCTTTCGGCACTAACTAAAGGTTTAACATGGACTGGAATGTTCTCATTTGATGCAAATAACTCACACGATATATCTCGTTCAAAAAGAGAAGATACGTATTTTGTAAATCAAAATACTCCTTATACAAGGGACGGAGAATTATTACTGGTTAAAACATATAACGGAAATAATTATTTAGGTTATGACCGTGCTAACGGTGGAGACAGAAGGTTCTACCTGGAAACAGCCTTTAACTACAACCGCGATTTTGAGAAACACTCTGTTGGTGGTATGTTTTTGTTTAACAGAACAGACAGAGTAGATGCTTTTGCAGGTGATTTTACTGGTTCAATTCCATATAGAAACCAAGGGGTTGCAGCAAGATTAACATACGGATATGACAACCGTTATTTTATTGAAGCTAATGCTGGATATAATGGTTCTGAGAACTTCTCACCAGATAACCGCTATGGTTTCTTCCCTTCAATGGCTGTTGGTTGGGTTGTTTCAAATGAAAACTTCTTTCAACCTTTAAAAGGTGTTGTTGACTATTTGAAATTCAGGTATTCAGATGGTGAAGTTGGAGCTTCTTCAGGAGCAGGTCGTTTTGCATATTTAAGTAGAGTAGAAGATGGAGTAGATGGATTTGACTATGGTGAATCCAGTGTTTCAAATCCTGGAGGTATCGCAGAAACATATTATAGCGTAAATGTTACCTGGGTAACATCGCGCAAGCAGGATTTAGGTGTTGAATTAAATGCTTTTAACAGCAGTGTAAGATTGATCTTCGACTTATTTAAAGAAAGTACAGAAGGTGCTTTCCGCCAATTAAGTACTATACCTAATTACGTTGGATTAACTACAGATCCTTGGGGAAATATTGGAAAAACTGAAAATAAAGGTTTTGACGGTTCATTAGAGTACAACAAACAGTTCAATAATGATTTCAGCATGTCATTCCGCGGTACATTCTCTTATAACAAGAGTAAAATTATTGAGGATGGCAGACCTGAACAAGTATATCCTTGGATGAATCATAGAGGTGATCCATTAAACTCAAGCTATGGTTTAGTTGCAGAGAGATTATATACATTGGCTGATGATGTTAATGGTGATGATATGATTACCTACGAGGAAGATGGTATTCCAACATCAGGATTTGGTCCTGTACAACCTGGTGATATCAAATATGCTGACTTGAATGGTGATAATGTTATTGATTCATACGATGTTAAAAGAATTGGTAATGGTGATGTTCCTCCTTTAACTTATGGATTTGGTATTACTGCCCGTTATAAGAATTTTGATTTGAGTATGTTCTTCCAGGGACAACAGGGAGCTACAATGTTAATGAGTGGTCAAAGTATTCAACCATTTATTGGTGACGGAGGAAGAGGAAACTTATATTCTGTTGTAACTGATCGTTGGACGAATGAAAACGATGATCCAAATGCACTGTATCCTCGTTTGTCATATGGAGCTTCAAATGTTGGTCAGGTTAGTAACACACAGGCTAGCACGTGGTGGCAACGTGATGTTGATTTTGTTCGATTGAAAACAGCCGAAATAGGATATACTTTGCCAAACAGTTTGACATCAAAATTAAGCATTGACAATGTACGTGTTTATATGAGGGGAACAAACCTATTGACTTTCTCAGATTTCGACTTATGGGATCCTGAACTGACTAACTCTAGAAATGGTAGTGCTTATCCAACTACTAAGGTTGTTTCTCTTGGTGTTAATGTTAGTTTCTAAACTACTATTTAGATGCAGTATGTTAATGTTTAATTTTAAACTTAAAATGTAATGAAGAAACTATTAATATTATTTATAGGAATTGCACTCTTTTCCTGTAACGACGATTATTTAGATCAGGTACCCGATGATCGATTAACTTTTGAAGAAACATTCTCAAAGTTAAATACACTTGAGAAATATCTGGCCAATGTTTATTCTGTAATTCCTAATGAGTACGGACAACGTTATACAGTCCAAAATTCCGGACCATGGTTATGTGCTTCTGATAATGCCGAGTATGTTTGGTCATTTCATTTAGGAAACTCTTTCAATACCGGCAGTTGGGATCCTACTACCGGATATGTAAGTACTTTATGGTCTAACTTCTACAGAGGTATTAGAAAATCAACCACTTTTATCAATAATATTGATCTTTGCAAGGAAATAAGTCCAGCTTTAAAGTCACAGTATATTGCTGAGGCAAGAGTCTTAAGAGCTTATTTTTATTATAATTTGATGCGTCTTTACGGTCCTGTTTTACTGATGGGAGACGAAACAATTGCACCGGATGATGAATTGTCAGCATTAGATCTTGAAAGACGTCCAATTGGAGAAGTTGTTGACTATATTACCGCAGAGTTGGATCTGGGAGCTGAAGGTTTGAAAGGTGTTAATTTTAAAGGTACAAATGCCGGACGCATGAGTCGTCCTTTTGCATTGGCTATAAAAGAAAAAGTACTCTTGTTTGCTGCCAGTCCATTGTATAATGGTAACACTAATATGGAAGGTCTAAAGACTTCAGATGGAATAGATTTAGTTCCTCAAACATATGATGTTAATTTATGGAAAGAGGCTGCTGATGTAGCGAAGAGCTTTATTGATGAATATGTTCCGGGAACATTTTCACTATATAAAGAAAACAATGCCAGTGGTGAATTTGACCCTTATCTTTCTTGCCGTAATGTAATGACTGTACAGTGGAATGAAGAAATGATTTATGAGCGCCCAAGAGGTACCAACTATTATTTCTATGATGTTACACCTTATCACAACGGGGAAAATGGTGAAGTAAAAGGAGCAGGTGGTTTAAGTGCTACTCAAAGTATGGTTGATGCTTATTTTACAAGTAATGGCCGTAGTATTGATGATCCTGCATCTGGATATAGAGAAAGCGGATTTTCCAATTTTCAGGCACCATACGATTTTGAGGAACGTTCAACGTTTAATCAATGGACAAACAGAGAACCTAGGTTTTATGTTGGTATTACCTATAACGGAAGTTTGTGGTTAAACCGCGATCATGGAAATATTATTACTAAAACGTGGTATGGTGGTAATTCAGGACGTCAAGTTGGTGGTAACGATTATCCTCCTACAGGTTATGTAGTAAGAAAGAAGATGATAACAGGAAACAGAAATGCAACAAGTGTTGCGATTCCTGTAATTCGTTTGGCTGAAATCTACTTAGATTACATAGAGGCGTTAAATGAATATGATTCGGGTAACCCAGATATTTTATTGTATTTGAATAAAATAAGAGAACGTGCAGGTATTCCTGAATATGGAGAAGGAGACCTTGAGATTCCTTCAACACAGGAAGCTATGAGAATTGCAATTCGCAAAGAACGCAGAGTTGAGTTAGCATTCGAATCTGTTCGTTATTTCGATGCCAGAAGATGGTTAACAGCTGAAGAAAAATTTGGTGGACCTATGTATGGAATGGATATCAATGCTACCTCTGAAGCTGATTTCTATAATAGAGTAGTATTTGAAAACAGAGTTTTCGATACTAAACACTATTTGTGGCCAATTCCTCAAGATGAAATTGATGCGAATCCAAATATTCTTCAGAATCCTGGATGGTAAGTTGTAACAAGAGTCTTGCAGACAACCATGAAATAGTCGTACTGATATGATTGATTATTATTGGTTGTCTGTTGAGAAATAGTTTGTTATTAAAAAATTAAAATTATGAAAAGATATTCTTTAAAACTGGTTTGGATATTCTTGATTGCAGGATTCATTTCGTCCTGCGGTGACGAAGATTCATCTATTGTTACTGATAGGCCAGATTCGGTTATAGATACAGACCTTAATTATGATTATGCACCAGAAAGGTTTCTTACCCAGCAATGGAATGGTCAGGAACAACCTTTGTATCGCGAATATTTTGATTCGAATGTAGGAATCTATTATGATGAAAATGTTGATCGCGAAATAACCTGGACAAGAAGTTTTACCAGTCAGGTATGGGGTTATGCAAGAGACAGATATGAATTAGGATCCAACCTTGTTTATGCTGTATTTCATAGTACGGAAGTTACTCCATTTGTTGGTAATATTTATGATGAGTCAACCACCAATAAATATTTGTTTGACATAACACTTCATGAAGGAGATGCCAGTGATTCAGATAAGGATCTAATCATTGAAATGATTAGCGAAATAGTACAAAAATCTGCATTTGGTGTTAATACTTCACCTGCTTCAGACCTTTGGCAAGCTAAATGGAAAGAAATATTCATGTACGATGTTTACACCGTTTTGAATATGGATGAAGATGCACAAAGAATTAAAGATACTTATCTTGATTTAGCTGTAACTTATCCTTCGGCAGATACTTATTGGTTTAAAAACTGGTTTTTATCTATTTACGAAACATATGAGGGAGGTATTACTCTTGGAAAATTCTTTGAAACTGTATCTATCAATTTTCCATTAGATGATCTTGGAATTAGCTATGATCATCAACTAAATATGGGAGAATTTGTACACTTCTTCTCTGCTGCAACAGGTGATGATATTCAGGCTTTGGCAGAAACCGCTTTTGGCTGGAATGATGAATGGAATACCGAGTTGCTTCAGGCAAGATCAGATTTTCCAAATGTGGATTATCCATTTGAACCAACATCTGAAATTGTTGACCTAACAGGCTTTGCCACAATTACAGTTAGTGATGAAAATCCTGGTGGTCCAACTGCTGGTGAAGGTTCTCAAAAACTAATCGATGATAATATAGGTACTAAGTTCTTAATATTTAATTATCATACTGGTTTTTGGGTACAACAGAATTTTACTGATGGACAAGTTGTTAATCGTTATACCATTACATCTGCAAATGATGCTTCAGGAAGGGATCCAAAAACATGGACACTGGAAGGTTCAAATGATGGCATTGGTTGGACACAATTGGATTCACGTTCTAACCAGGTGTTCGGTTCCAGATACCAAACTAATGAGTATATAATCGATAATGATGTAGCTTATAAATATTATCGAATGAATATTACTGAGAATAATGGTGATGGATTATTCCAATGTGCTGAATGGAGATTGAAGGTTTTAAGATTGATTCAGCAATAATTAAAATCTATGGTTTAAGTTGATAAATGGGACGTAAAAGGAGGTATTGGTTTTTATCAATATCTCCTTTTCATTAAGTTAAATCACTGATTAACGAATGAGTAAAAAACGTCCTGAATTTGAATTGTATATTGGGTGTTCAGTTGAAGTAATTAAACAGTTAAAGGAGTATTAAAGCATATGAAAGTACTGGCAGTATTACTATTTTCAATAGTCATTTTTATTGGATGTAATCAGGATCGCAAATGGAATAATTTACAATATCCTGAAATAAAATTTATAGCGGAGGATTCGACATCTGAAGGGGCTCTGTTATTTAATGAGTTAGTTCCTAATACTGATTCATTGTTTAATGATTGTATTCTGAAGGTTTGTAAGAAACTATATAAAGAACAATCTGAGATACCGCAAAAGAAAATTTTTGAATTTCATTTAAGAAATACTCAGGGGGTAGCAGCAACTGGTGGAAACGATTCAATCATAGATATGTTTTTAAATACAAACTATGTTGCAGGTTTCTATCAAAGTCATAACAAAGATAAAAAGGAAACACTTACTGAAATTATTGGAGTGTTGATCCATGAATTAACACATGCTTATCAACATTCTCCCATTGGAGCAGGAGGATATGTTGGAGGTTCAGAGCATTTTAGCTGTATTGAAGGGATGGCAGATGCAACACGACTAACCACTGGTTATATAGAGCAGAAATTTCGTAAACCAGGAGGCCATTGGAATGATGGTTATAAAACAACGGGATTCTTTATTGGTTGGATGATGGAACAAAATCCTGATTTTCTTTATCAATTTAACCAAAGTACCTTATCTATTATACCCTGGAGTTGGG contains:
- a CDS encoding TonB-dependent receptor; amino-acid sequence: MLFLSVCFSMASINDVLASSGEIEKDVMQQDTKTIIGTITDDQGEPIPGASISIKGTTIGTISDIDGNFSLPGVSNEDILVVSFIGMDTQEIPVKGQSRFDIALTSDMVGLDEVVVVGFGEQKKISVVGAQSTIKTAELQQPTANITTMLAGRVSGLTGVQRSGLPGHDNADIWIRGISTFDHAGPLILVDGVERSLSEIDPIDIESFSILKDAAATAVYGVRGANGVILVETKKGKVGKPKIMVDYFEGLTSFTKMPDLVDGVTFMGLANEASMTRGGQQIYSDEYIERTATNYDPLLYPNVNWMDEVFNDFGRNRKGTVNLSGGSQSAQYYVSLGYYDETGLFVTDGLESYDSDTRYRRYNVTSNLSVEITKSTKVNLGIRGSLSDGTYPSQGVSTIFASAMEVSPVEYPVLYPGGYVPGRSANGDLRNPYADVAKRGYKDEIRNQINSNLRITQDLSALTKGLTWTGMFSFDANNSHDISRSKREDTYFVNQNTPYTRDGELLLVKTYNGNNYLGYDRANGGDRRFYLETAFNYNRDFEKHSVGGMFLFNRTDRVDAFAGDFTGSIPYRNQGVAARLTYGYDNRYFIEANAGYNGSENFSPDNRYGFFPSMAVGWVVSNENFFQPLKGVVDYLKFRYSDGEVGASSGAGRFAYLSRVEDGVDGFDYGESSVSNPGGIAETYYSVNVTWVTSRKQDLGVELNAFNSSVRLIFDLFKESTEGAFRQLSTIPNYVGLTTDPWGNIGKTENKGFDGSLEYNKQFNNDFSMSFRGTFSYNKSKIIEDGRPEQVYPWMNHRGDPLNSSYGLVAERLYTLADDVNGDDMITYEEDGIPTSGFGPVQPGDIKYADLNGDNVIDSYDVKRIGNGDVPPLTYGFGITARYKNFDLSMFFQGQQGATMLMSGQSIQPFIGDGGRGNLYSVVTDRWTNENDDPNALYPRLSYGASNVGQVSNTQASTWWQRDVDFVRLKTAEIGYTLPNSLTSKLSIDNVRVYMRGTNLLTFSDFDLWDPELTNSRNGSAYPTTKVVSLGVNVSF
- a CDS encoding RagB/SusD family nutrient uptake outer membrane protein; this encodes MKKLLILFIGIALFSCNDDYLDQVPDDRLTFEETFSKLNTLEKYLANVYSVIPNEYGQRYTVQNSGPWLCASDNAEYVWSFHLGNSFNTGSWDPTTGYVSTLWSNFYRGIRKSTTFINNIDLCKEISPALKSQYIAEARVLRAYFYYNLMRLYGPVLLMGDETIAPDDELSALDLERRPIGEVVDYITAELDLGAEGLKGVNFKGTNAGRMSRPFALAIKEKVLLFAASPLYNGNTNMEGLKTSDGIDLVPQTYDVNLWKEAADVAKSFIDEYVPGTFSLYKENNASGEFDPYLSCRNVMTVQWNEEMIYERPRGTNYYFYDVTPYHNGENGEVKGAGGLSATQSMVDAYFTSNGRSIDDPASGYRESGFSNFQAPYDFEERSTFNQWTNREPRFYVGITYNGSLWLNRDHGNIITKTWYGGNSGRQVGGNDYPPTGYVVRKKMITGNRNATSVAIPVIRLAEIYLDYIEALNEYDSGNPDILLYLNKIRERAGIPEYGEGDLEIPSTQEAMRIAIRKERRVELAFESVRYFDARRWLTAEEKFGGPMYGMDINATSEADFYNRVVFENRVFDTKHYLWPIPQDEIDANPNILQNPGW
- a CDS encoding discoidin domain-containing protein; protein product: MKRYSLKLVWIFLIAGFISSCGDEDSSIVTDRPDSVIDTDLNYDYAPERFLTQQWNGQEQPLYREYFDSNVGIYYDENVDREITWTRSFTSQVWGYARDRYELGSNLVYAVFHSTEVTPFVGNIYDESTTNKYLFDITLHEGDASDSDKDLIIEMISEIVQKSAFGVNTSPASDLWQAKWKEIFMYDVYTVLNMDEDAQRIKDTYLDLAVTYPSADTYWFKNWFLSIYETYEGGITLGKFFETVSINFPLDDLGISYDHQLNMGEFVHFFSAATGDDIQALAETAFGWNDEWNTELLQARSDFPNVDYPFEPTSEIVDLTGFATITVSDENPGGPTAGEGSQKLIDDNIGTKFLIFNYHTGFWVQQNFTDGQVVNRYTITSANDASGRDPKTWTLEGSNDGIGWTQLDSRSNQVFGSRYQTNEYIIDNDVAYKYYRMNITENNGDGLFQCAEWRLKVLRLIQQ